The DNA window TTGTAGAAGGGGATGCCGGGGTACTTGTGGTGCTCGTTGTGGTAGCTGACGTTGTTCCAGAGGAAGTTGAAGAAGTGCGCGCTCGTGCCGTAGGTGCGTGAGCTGTAGGCGTCGTCGTCGTGAGGGAGCATCTCGTAGTGCTCGATCATCGACGTGAGGCTGGCGAGCGCGGCGCCGAAGAGGAACGGCACGCCGTAGAAGAAGACGAAGACCTGGAGCGGCAGCAGGTAGAAGGCGGTGGCGATGATGGCCCACCAGCCGACCAGCTCGAGGACCATCTGCACGCGCTGCCACGCGCTGAGACGCTTCACGTACCGCGACATCTGGGTCGCGAAGTAGATGGGGTACGCGAACGAGTAGACGACCAGCAGGAGGATCTTCGCGAGCAGCGGGTTGCGCGTGTAGTCCGTGACGACGAAGTTGTCGACGTCAGGGTAGCTGTTCGTGATGCGGTGATGGTGCAGGTGGTAGTTGCGGTAGAGCGTGACGCTCATGCCGCTCGGCGCCCAGCAGACCAGCGCGATGAGG is part of the Chondromyces crocatus genome and encodes:
- a CDS encoding fatty acid desaturase family protein, which produces MAGMEAVPQELLRRAYERKPLHLLKIPLHFALWGAATWVLYATRDHAFAIPIGLLIGFFIANLIRGLGAIAHDAVHGNCARSKRLSYLIALVCWAPSGMSVTLYRNYHLHHHRITNSYPDVDNFVVTDYTRNPLLAKILLLVVYSFAYPIYFATQMSRYVKRLSAWQRVQMVLELVGWWAIIATAFYLLPLQVFVFFYGVPFLFGAALASLTSMIEHYEMLPHDDDAYSSRTYGTSAHFFNFLWNNVSYHNEHHKYPGIPFYNLRSFHEAAYPYYEERVKAECYPGVLAIAFHLYGRILKLDVTKLDARYQGLNKDAERSRLMALNGIQPGVTA